One stretch of Glycine soja cultivar W05 chromosome 7, ASM419377v2, whole genome shotgun sequence DNA includes these proteins:
- the LOC114417964 gene encoding IAA-amino acid hydrolase ILR1-like 4 isoform X2: protein MCFFKWFNLFIIFHVLAATPIFSLTDSSNQVSTNFLDNTNKPEVFDWMVKIRRKIHENPELRYEEVETSKLIREELDKLGIPYKYPVAITGVIGYIGTGSSPFVAIRADMDALPIQEMVEWDHKSKVPGKMHACGHDAHVTMLLGAANILKQHEKEIQGTVVLVFQPAEEGGAGAKKILDAGALENVTAIFALHVMPDIPLGEAASRSGPILAGSGTFEAIISGKGGHAAIPQHSIDPVLAASNVIISLQHLVSREADPLDPQVVTVAKFQGGGAFNVIPDYVTIGGTFRAFSREKLDQLKQRIKQVVIGQAAVQRCNATVNFLDETRPSYPPTVNNGDLHKLFVDVAGNLLGTNNVNIEKTPIMAAEDFAFYQEVIPGYFIMLGVKSASPEPHQSLHSPYLKISEDALPYGAALHASLATSYLLRYQQDVAKVVGKYHDEL from the exons ATGTGTTTCTTCAAATGGTTCAATTTGTTCATCATTTTCCATGTCTTGGCTGCAACACCCATCTTCTCATTAACAGATTCCTCAAATCAAGTCTCCACTAACTTTCTGGACAATACCAATAAGCCTGAAGTGTTTGATTGGATGGTCAAAATCAGAAGGAAAATTCATGAGAATCCAGAATTGCGTTATGAGGAAGTTGAGACCAGTAAACTGATTAGAGAGGAATTGGATAAACTGGGTATCCCATATAAATACCCAGTTGCAATCACTGGTGTTATTGGTTACATAGGGACAGGAAgctcaccttttgttgcaataAGAGCTGATATGGATGCACTTCCCATCCAG GAAATGGTGGAGTGGGACCACAAGAGTAAGGTACCCGGAAAGATGCACGCGTGTGGTCACGATGCTCATGTCACTATGCTTCTTGGTGCAGCAAATATTCTCAAACAGCACGAAAAAGAGATACAG GGAACTGTTGTTCTTGTTTTCCAACCAGCGGAGGAGGGAGGCGCAGGGGCTAAGAAAATTTTAGATGCTGGAGCCTTAGAAAATGTTACTGCTATCTTTGCATTACATGTGATGCCTGACATTCCACTAGGTGAAGCAGCCTCTAGGTCTGGTCCAATATTGGCAGGAAGTGGTACCTTCGAAGCAATAATAAGTGGAAAGGGAGGTCATGCAGCCATTCCCCAACATTCTATAGACCCTGTATTGGCAGCTTCTAATGTCATTATTAGCTTACAGCACCTTGTCTCTCGTGAGGCTGATCCTCTGGATCCCCAG GTTGTGACAGTTGCTAAGTTCCAAGGAGGTGGTGCATTCAATGTTATTCCAGATTATGTCACAATTGGTGGCACCTTTCGAGCTTTTTCTAGAGAAAAATTGGACCAACTTAAACAGCGCATTAAGCAG GTTGTCATTGGTCAAGCTGCTGTGCAGAGGTGTAATGCAACTGTCAACTTCCTTGATGAAACAAGACCTTCATATCCTCCAACTGTAAATAATGGTGacttgcacaagctttttgttGATGTAGCTGGCAATTTGCTTGGCACCAATAATGTTAATATTGAGAAGACACCTATCATGGCCGCTGAAGACTTTGCATTCTATCAAGAGGTCATACCTGGCTACTTCATCATGCTTGGAGTGAAGAGTGCTTCGCCTGAACCGCACCAGTCATTACACTCACCCTATCTCAAAATCAGTGAAGATGCACTTCCTTATGGGGCTGCACTTCATGCATCATTGGCTACTAGTTATCTTCTGAGGTACCAGCAGGACGTAGCCAAGGTAGTTGGGAAATATCATGATGAATTATAA